A stretch of Schistocerca nitens isolate TAMUIC-IGC-003100 chromosome 6, iqSchNite1.1, whole genome shotgun sequence DNA encodes these proteins:
- the LOC126263362 gene encoding uncharacterized protein LOC126263362, whose product MLVDLIKKDSQKSREREERLLKLIEKGLQEREEIVRKLGESLKEVFQKTNESLKEDLQETLEKSSQETRESLKEDLREINTSYTKMECSLKKEMQELPERLKMNVDERESKLQKNIDQVQGDVEKTEGELTKKIEDDVEETRTELGEEITEVTQMQKRCNDVVEGIGDKQNQLAVNPRNAIAVQREEDDQWVAIEGEAFTCEIKKKKGTTDNGQFEGGFLKKCWPKSRQCATLEDPLRCKPLNNWKGTSEEFAKHLWKWNETLEQPLSDNVMVSAIKRRLNQ is encoded by the coding sequence atgttagtagacttgataaagaaagaTTCACAAAaaagtagagagagggaagaaaggttactCAAATTaatagagaagggtttacaagaaagggaagaaatagtacgAAAATTAGGAGAATCGTTAAAAGAAGTGTTCCAAAAAACTAacgaatcactaaaggaagatttacaagaaacattagagaagagttcacaagaaacgagagaatcactaaaggaagatttacgtgAGATCAACACATCGTACACAAAGATGGAATGtagtctgaagaaggaaatgcaggagttaccagaacgattgaagatgaacgtcgacgagagagaaagtaagctacagaaaaatatagaccaggtccagggagacgtggagaaaacGGAAGGAGAGTTAACAAAGAAGATAGaggacgatgttgaagaaactagaaccgaattgggagaagAGATCACtgaagtgacgcagatgcagaaacgatgcaacgatgtggttgaggggataggagataagcaaaaccaattggcagtcaatccgagaaatgctatagccgtgcagcgagaagaagatgaccagtgggttgcaatcgaaggtgaggccttcacttgtgaaATCAAGAAAAAGAAAGGGACTACGGATAATGGTCAGTTTGAAGGAGGAttcttgaagaaatgctggcccaaaagtcgtcagtgtgcaacacttgaggacccactacgatgcaaaccacttaataattggaaaggaacgtcggaagaatttgccaaacatttgtggaaatggaacgagactttggaacaacccctgagtgacaacgtaatggtatctgcaataaaaagaagattgaatcagtaa